The Pseudomonas extremaustralis genome contains a region encoding:
- the uvrA gene encoding excinuclease ABC subunit UvrA produces the protein MTSQRNTPPITAQRPGFVRVRGAREHNLRNVDVDIPRDALVVFTGVSGSGKSSLAFSTVYAEAQRRYFESVAPYARRLIDQVGVPDVDSIEGLPPAVALQQQRGTPSARSSVGSVTTLSSLIRMLYSRAGSYPPGQAMLYAEDFSPNLPQGACPQCHGLGRVYEVTEALMVPDPSLTIRQRAVAAWPLAWQGQNLRDILVTLGYDVDIPWRELPKKQRDWILFTEETPTVPVYAGFTPEQTREALKRKLEPSYQGTFSGARRYILHTFTHTQSALMKKRVSQFMQGSPCPLCEGKRLTRAALSVTFAGLDIGALSQLSLTQLAEVLRPVAAGQDTMKLSVEKRLAAQRIAEDLLERVSTLTELGLGYLSLERSTPTLSSGELQRLRLATQLGSQLFGVIYVLDEPSAGLHPADGEALFAALERLKAAGNSLFVVEHDLETMRRADWLIDVGPAAGEHGGQVLYSGPPAGLAKIEASQTREYLFAERRASNPPQRQPQGWLKLEGVTRNNLKGLDVDFPLGCFTAVTGISGSGKSSLVSQALLELVGSGLGSRLDSDEEPSLEDDAPQTSGGCIGAGLEHIRRLVQVDQKPIGRTPRSNLATYTGLFDNVRKLFAATAAAKKHGYDAGQFSFNVAKGRCPHCEGEGFVSVELLFMPSVYAPCPTCHGARYNPETLAIEWQGLSIAQVLGLTVEQAVEVFAEQPGVLRSLQVLRDIGLGYLRLGQPATELSGGEAQRIKLATELQRNARGATLYVLDEPTTGLHPRDVDRLLSQLNHLVDTGHTVVVVEHEMRVVAQSDWVIDIGPGAGDLGGKVVASGTPQTVAKSKKSRTAAFLARELA, from the coding sequence ATGACTTCACAGCGCAACACTCCCCCGATCACTGCCCAGCGCCCAGGCTTTGTGCGTGTGCGCGGTGCCCGCGAACATAACTTGCGCAACGTCGATGTGGATATTCCGCGGGATGCCCTGGTGGTGTTCACCGGCGTATCGGGCTCGGGCAAATCGTCCCTGGCGTTTTCCACGGTGTATGCCGAGGCCCAGCGCCGTTATTTCGAGTCGGTGGCGCCCTATGCGCGGCGCTTGATCGACCAGGTCGGCGTGCCGGATGTGGATTCCATCGAAGGCCTGCCGCCGGCCGTGGCCCTGCAACAACAGCGCGGCACGCCGAGTGCGCGGTCGTCGGTGGGCAGTGTCACCACCTTGTCGAGTCTGATCCGCATGCTTTACTCCCGCGCCGGTAGCTATCCGCCGGGGCAGGCGATGCTGTATGCCGAGGATTTTTCGCCGAACCTGCCCCAGGGCGCGTGCCCGCAATGCCATGGCCTGGGCCGCGTGTATGAAGTGACCGAGGCGCTGATGGTGCCCGATCCGTCCCTGACCATCCGCCAGCGCGCGGTGGCGGCCTGGCCGTTGGCGTGGCAGGGGCAGAACCTGCGCGACATCCTCGTGACCCTGGGCTATGACGTCGATATCCCATGGCGCGAGTTGCCGAAAAAACAGCGCGACTGGATCCTGTTCACCGAAGAAACCCCCACCGTGCCGGTGTACGCAGGTTTCACCCCCGAGCAGACCCGCGAGGCGCTCAAGCGCAAGCTGGAGCCGAGTTACCAGGGCACCTTCAGCGGGGCGCGGCGCTACATCCTGCACACCTTCACCCACACCCAGAGCGCGCTGATGAAAAAGCGCGTGTCGCAGTTCATGCAGGGCAGCCCCTGCCCATTGTGCGAGGGTAAACGGTTGACCCGGGCGGCGTTGTCGGTGACGTTTGCCGGGCTGGATATTGGCGCGCTGTCGCAGCTGTCGCTGACCCAATTGGCCGAGGTGCTGCGCCCGGTGGCGGCGGGGCAGGACACGATGAAACTGTCGGTGGAAAAGCGCCTGGCGGCCCAACGCATCGCCGAGGATTTGCTCGAGCGGGTCAGTACCTTGACCGAACTGGGCCTGGGCTATCTGTCCCTGGAGCGCAGTACGCCGACCTTGTCGTCCGGCGAGTTGCAGCGTTTGCGGCTGGCCACGCAGTTGGGCTCGCAGCTGTTCGGCGTGATCTATGTGCTGGATGAACCTTCGGCGGGCCTGCACCCGGCCGATGGCGAAGCGCTGTTCGCCGCGCTCGAGCGTTTGAAGGCCGCGGGCAATTCGTTGTTTGTGGTGGAGCATGACCTGGAAACCATGCGCCGGGCCGACTGGCTGATCGACGTCGGCCCGGCGGCCGGTGAGCATGGCGGGCAAGTGCTGTACAGCGGGCCGCCGGCGGGGCTGGCCAAAATTGAGGCCTCGCAGACCCGCGAATACCTGTTTGCCGAACGGCGTGCGTCGAACCCGCCGCAACGCCAGCCCCAGGGCTGGTTGAAGCTTGAAGGCGTGACGCGCAACAACCTCAAGGGCCTGGACGTGGATTTCCCGCTGGGCTGCTTTACGGCGGTGACCGGGATTTCCGGTTCGGGTAAGTCCAGCCTGGTCAGCCAGGCGTTGCTGGAACTGGTGGGCAGCGGCCTCGGCAGTCGGCTGGACAGCGACGAAGAGCCGAGCCTGGAAGACGACGCTCCGCAGACCAGCGGCGGGTGCATCGGCGCCGGGCTGGAGCACATCCGCCGTCTGGTGCAGGTGGACCAGAAACCCATCGGCCGCACCCCGCGCTCCAATTTGGCGACCTACACCGGTTTGTTCGACAACGTGCGCAAACTGTTCGCCGCCACGGCGGCGGCGAAAAAACACGGTTACGACGCCGGGCAGTTCTCCTTCAACGTCGCCAAGGGCCGTTGCCCCCATTGCGAAGGCGAGGGCTTTGTCAGCGTCGAATTACTGTTCATGCCCAGCGTGTACGCGCCATGCCCGACCTGCCACGGCGCACGCTACAACCCCGAAACCCTGGCCATCGAGTGGCAAGGCCTGAGTATCGCCCAGGTGCTGGGGCTCACGGTGGAACAGGCGGTCGAGGTGTTTGCCGAGCAGCCTGGCGTGTTGCGTTCGTTGCAGGTGCTACGCGACATCGGCCTGGGCTATCTGCGCCTTGGCCAGCCCGCGACCGAACTCTCCGGCGGCGAAGCGCAACGCATCAAGCTCGCCACCGAGCTGCAACGCAATGCCCGTGGCGCCACCTTGTACGTGCTGGACGAACCCACCACCGGCTTGCATCCACGGGATGTCGACCGCTTGCTCAGCCAGCTCAATCACTTGGTGGACACGGGCCACACGGTGGTCGTGGTGGAACATGAAATGCGCGTGGTGGCCCAGAGCGATTGGGTGATCGACATCGGGCCGGGGGCAGGGGACCTCGGAGGCAAGGTGGTAGCCAGCGGCACGCCGCAGACGGTGGCCAAGAGCAAGAAAAGCCGCACCGCAGCGTTCCTGGCCCGAGAGCTGGCCTGA